A segment of the Pseudomonas serboccidentalis genome:
CGGCAGTGGTCATGGCTTACGGAAAATTCATCCAGAGCATTCTGGACTTCGTGATCGTCGCCTTCGCGATTTTCATGGGTGTCAAAGCCATCAACCGCCTGAAACGCGAAGAAGCCGTGGCCCCTTCCCTGCCACCGGTTCCGACCAAGGAAGAAGAGTTGCTCGGCGAGATCCGCGATCTGCTCAAAGCCCAGAACGACCGGCCTTGACGGCTTCATGAATGAAAACGGCGCCTGATGGCGCCGTTTTTTTACCAGTAGTTTTCTACGGCCACCTGCCCCGGCCGCCGCGTGAGGCTCAAGTTCATGTGGCGTTGTTTCAGCAATGCCCGGGTGTCATCGATCATCTGCGGATTGCCGCACAACATCACCCGCGAATGCTCGGCAGTCAGTTCAACACCTGCAACACGCTCCAGCTCGCCACTTTCGATCAGGCTGGTGATGCGGCCGTGCAAGGCGCCAGGAAAATGTTCGCGGGTAACCGTGGGGATGAATTGCAGTTTATGC
Coding sequences within it:
- the mscL gene encoding large-conductance mechanosensitive channel protein MscL → MGVISEFKAFAVKGNVVDMAVGIIIGAAFGKIVSSFVGDVIMPPIGLLIGGVDFSDLAITLKAAEGNAPAVVMAYGKFIQSILDFVIVAFAIFMGVKAINRLKREEAVAPSLPPVPTKEEELLGEIRDLLKAQNDRP